One genomic segment of Erythrolamprus reginae isolate rEryReg1 chromosome 2, rEryReg1.hap1, whole genome shotgun sequence includes these proteins:
- the CPLX2 gene encoding complexin-2, with amino-acid sequence MDFVMKQALGGATKDMGKMLGGEEEKDPDAQKKEEERQEALRQQEEERKAKHARMEAEREKVRQQIRDKYGLKKKEEKEAEEKAALEQPCEGSLTRPKKAIPAGCGDDEDEDEESILDTVLKYLPGPLQDMFKK; translated from the exons ATGGATTTTGTGATGAAACAAGCCTTAGGGG GGGCCACGAAGGACatgggtaaaatgttgggaggagaagaggaaaaagaccCCGATgcccagaaaaaagaagaagaacgaCAAGAAGCCTTACGCCAGCAAGAGGAAGAGCGCAAGGCAAAGCATGCCCGCATGGAGGCAGAACGGGAAAAGGTTCGGCAGCAAATCCGTGACAAG TATGgcctgaagaagaaagaggagaaagaagcagAGGAGAAGGCGGCCCTGGAACAGCCCTGCGAGGGGAGCCTGACGCGACCCAAGAAAGCCATCCCAGCCGGCTGTGGAGATGACGAAGATGAGGATGAGGAGAGCATTCTGGATACGGTGCTCAAGTATCTGCCGGGTCCACTGCAAGACATGTTCAAGAAGTAG